A segment of the Eleutherodactylus coqui strain aEleCoq1 chromosome 6, aEleCoq1.hap1, whole genome shotgun sequence genome:
ATAGAGATGTGAGAGTTAGGCATTCATTGTCACATGATTAGATAAGATGGGTATGCCCTTAAAGGGGATCTCCATGCTAAACAGAAGGGAGGTGGGTTTTGGAGGTAGGAACATGGCTATAATCTGTTAATCAAATAACATTAGCAATcagaacattaaccccttaatggccaccAAAACGCTTTTTACAGTGGCCGGGGAAAGCAGGTGCCTGGCTGTCTGTTCGTAGCCTGACTCCAGCTGTAATGATGGGGAATGGCGAAGCCGTCAACCTAGCTGTATAATCCTTTACACACAGCAGTCGATGCGAAattggcatgtaaagggctgacagagggggCTCCCCCTGTCACCCGTCAGACCCCTGTGAAGTGATCGCGGTGTCCTGATGGATTGCTGTGACCCTCagaggcttgaagatggcctccagaTCTGCCACCTATGGTGGTCTATAAGGCTTAGCCTCTGGCTGAGATTCATAGGCTGTGTATGGGAACTTCACCCTTTCACACAGGCTGGAATTAGGATGCAAGACACACCGCAAGCTTCGGtagtaaagggttaaatatgatGTCTATGACGACTCTGCAATCAAAGTGGTTGTCACCATGTATATGGAAGAGAAGCCACACAATGAGGTTCTGCTAGAAGCTCTGTTATAGAGAACATGAAGGGACTATTTGATGACTTAAGAAAAGTGTCTTATTAAAAGCGTCTACTTATTTTAGGGGTCGTCTTTCCATATCAATCCAAAGAGGGGCGCTATCGCTTTAATTACATTCAGGCTCATCAAGTTTGTGAAGAACAGGATGGAAGACTAGCCACATTCTCCCAACTCTACCAAGGTAGTAGGGTGCCATCTTGTATAGTATATAATGTTACGAATATGAAGGCGTTGACTCTTATTTGCCTTCTTCATAGCCTGGACTGATGGCCTCGACTGGTGTAACGCAGGGTGGCTCCTGGATGGGAGTGTTCATTACCCGGTCATTGTCACACGGGAGCCATGTGGGGGCAACCTACCTCCGGGGATACGCAGCTATGGCCCCAAAGACAAACTGAAGGACAAATACGACGCCTTCTGCTTCACCTCGGCACTTAAAGGTATGTCTGGAGCCACTACTGTATGATATATTGGTGTCTGGAGTAAGTATAGGGCCACAGAAACCATGGTGGCTCACTGATATGGGGGACTCATAGTATCTACACTAAAGTCCAGCTATTTTATTGAAGACATCACATAATATCAGGATCCAGAAGCATGAGGAGCAGTTTACGCGTTTTGGGCTCTACCCCTTACTCATAGCCATTGTGACCCAAAACGCGTTGTGGTTGTCTACAGTTCTGGATCTGGATTTTCTGTGTAGTTTTCAATATTTTGTCTGGTTATTCCCATGCATAACATGAGTCCTAGACAGTTTTCTATGAAACGTGTAGATCAGCTTGGCAACTCCACCTAGGAGTGGAGGGACATGGAAACCAAGGTAACATTGTAATCCCCAGTAATCACGTTACTTACGCCCAGTTACTTTAttacaggcagcaaataaagtcCAAATTCAGAAACAAGGTGATGGTTTACGCGTTTCAAGCCTCACTTTTATTTGGTCCGCTTGAAACGCATCAGTTTAACTGTGGCTTGATTTATTTGTGGGCAACATGACTGCTTCACTGTATTGATCACACTAGTGAAATCAAGATCTGGTTAGATGGTCAATTTCATACGCATTTCAAATTCCCCAAAACGCGTCAGCCCCTACAATTAGATTTTACTGTGGAGCACTGGACACTTAATAGGGGCTCTATTAATTATCTACAGTATATCACCACAGTTCTCTCTAGCTTTCCTTTCCTTGACATGCATTACAAATTGCATATTGCCCGAAACGTGTCAGTTTCCAATGATTTACTAAATAGAACATGAGCGCTAGACAGTTAATAGGGGCGCTATTAACTACAGTATATCATCACAATCTTCTCTAGCTGTCTTTTCCATTATATGTATTAGAAATTGCATATTGCCCGAAACGCGTCATTTTCCTTGAGATTAGATTTTACTATGGAGAACACAAGCACTGGACTGTTAATCGCTATTAATGACCGTATATTGTCACAGTCCTCTTCAGTTGTCTTTTCCATAATACACTGTATTTTCTAGGTTATGTCCACTTTGTCCAAGGCCCGATGACCTTCCAAGAGGCTTCTGCCGCCTGTCGTGCTCGTAAGGCAGAGATAGCCAAGGTTGGGCAACTATACGCAGCGTGGAAGTTTTTTGGCCTGGATCACTGTGATGGAGGCTGGCTATCGGACGGTAGTGTTCGCTTCCCAATCACGGACCCTCGAGAACGGTGTGGAGGACTCCCAGACCCAGGAGTGAGGAGTTTTGGGTTTCCCAAAAAGGAAGAGAGAGTGTTTGGTGTGTACTGCTATGCTGCGACTTAGGCCTGGACTTGGCCTCTTCTGAGGTCTTCTACTTAAGATGCGGATGGAGTGGACTCTAGGTTGTCTGGAGACAAGGATGTAGACCACAGGTCGATAGATGGACGCAGGTCAACGGCAATGTATGGGTTAAATCTCCATTTTCCCATAAAGCCTCACAACCCCGGCTGCTCTGTACAGACAATGGACCAGTAGATGGCAGCAGTGAGTTGTGAGGTTCAGCAACCTGAGAGCTAACAGTAAGACTGCAGACTCATGAAGCCATTTGCAGACGTGCGCCTCATTATGTTGTTATATGTATATACCTatctgttcctgtgcttttatggATTTCTGCAGACCATGCAGTATATGTGTACATTCCCTTGTATATACATCTGTATTCATCCATGGTTTCCCCTCTCCTGTGAGCTGCAGATCTATCGTAATTTGGGAAACTCGGACAACTAAGCAGTTtggccagcaggtggcagcatcaCTCAATGATGTTGCCTCTTGTTCAAGACATGTCAAGGCAGTGTACTTTAGGAGaggccccatctagtagtgcggtAGACTCCTTTGGCCTAGAAAACcacaatagtaacatagtatgtcacgctgaagggagacaatgtccatctagttcagcctgtttccaccacccccaccccccaccccccttgttgatccagaggaaggccaaaaaactccctcaatgaggcagaagccaatcagcCCACGTGGGGAAGAAAATAATTtgtcatggtgtagattccacttggTAATGAGATCATCacaaatatcggcccctgtggacaggaagcttcttgtagttgctgcagattagatgggtgtgctgacatattctgaccagctgacaggaaggggtcagcgattcatgctgcttgtgccaaattctgatctccGATCAGCacagagcaacagaaatctggatccatctgacctgcagatgtttttccgctgctcagtgatacaatgtttgcgctcttttgcccgctggagtctctcctttctgtttctcttagtcaCAATGCTGCTGGAacgggttgtctgctgttatagcccaaatGTGCTAAAAAATGGTGAGTTGTTGTTCAAAGACGTCAGTTAGAGCTCCAGCATTCaactgactgtgcagcgcctgctggccagaatgattcctgacatcctcctctgaccccttttcggTGATAAGCTGTTTCTGTTCACAGGATtcccttccgctggatgtttttcctcgatcagaccattctctgtatactctccacaccattacaagATAAAatccccccgcggttggcagtgacatcccgccCCGGCTAGTCTACCACCAATGACCAGGTCTGGTTGGAATCGCTCCGATCACTGGAtttccccatctaatgtggattcgcactgaaactgctccacggaaaacttgtcacatgattttatgctgcatctggggtcatggggagaatttccatatggggaagctccaatcatgtgCGGGTCAGGggatctaataaaggggtcattcatGTATATTAGGGATTCCTGCTAGTAGATATGTTTGCATGGTGGAGCACATCGCTGGAATGTATACTGGGGGAAGTAGTAGCAGCACCTCTGCATGGGAGATAATGTATGTTGGGGGATGTGGCTGGCACTTTATATAATGGGCATGTGCCGCATGTACAGATACATATGCCAGGTTATTGCTTGTGGATACAAATTTTGCCCCAGATGGAGATTTACCCATAATATGGCGAGGGGTGGAGCCACGCTTTAACCATTTATTATACAAACTTTTATAGTAACACCAGTTCCAGGTTTAGAAGCATCCGGAGATATGATGCATGACTCCCgcacgcatatttggtatttcagccgcacttcagtagcggagagcgattccagcgacctgattggttgttgggtacacacacccctttggagatgtgcacgagtgctacttcacgagacccgcggggggttagggtttagggttaggttttacggttagggtttggggttagggtttagggttaggtttagggttaggtttagggttagggtttggggttaggtttagggttagggtttagggttaggtttagggttagggtttggtttagggttaggtttagggttagggttagggttaggtttagggtttgggttagggtttagggttgcgCTTacttgccgaccctcctacggccctgctgctgcttatttaatgggCCGGCCACTCGtacacatctccaaagggggggggtgtacccaacaaccaatcaggtcgctggaatcactcaccgctactgaagtgcggctgaaataccaaatatgacTCCCACACTGGTCGGACATGTAGAGCTTCTGCTAGTGAAGTGAATACATTTTTAATACAAGCATTTTgttatgaaatatatatatatatatatgtgtgtgttataTAAAAATGTACTACTTACTGCCCTCCTGAAATTCTCTGTGCTGCTTCTTTCTGTGACCGACCCTCACTTGCCTTCTCATCACATTGCACCTGGCACAGGAGAGTCGCCCTCGATAGCATCATTACTTGAGTAGACAGGTCATTGTGCCAACGCTCTGATATATTCTGTGCTGctcttagcgatgacgcaggtacccgcagcctatccgcaatgttaattgcgtatgggatgCGTGTCGGACgtgtgacttcaatggaggccgtccatgcagaatcagcagcaaaatagagcaatcTGCGATTTTACCTCTGCTCgtagaatacgcaattcgtatttgTGACAGTGAGAGAAAAAGCTAATTTACATGCTTTTTAATGCCCGGGTTTTGCCGCAAGTCTCGATCACAGATTCCGAAATTGAAATCCGCCCCTTGTGAGCCTGGCCATATTCTCATAGACACTACAGCTGGCCCAATCATTACTTGTAGCGTAGTTAGGAacaaagagaaaagaaaataatATCATGAGATGTGAAGACCATCATGAAACACAACTAAATTGTTGAAAGAATCACTGCAATTGCAGTTTTTaggttgtttgggtttttttgaaaTATTGCAGTACTCTATTTTTACCACTAGATGTCAATATATCCAGCAGATTACATTCAACAAAATGTAACCAAAGAACTAAG
Coding sequences within it:
- the HAPLN2 gene encoding hyaluronan and proteoglycan link protein 2 is translated as MEGSYVLLFLLLGSASLQDNSVYRSANRSQDYTTGTHYLLNPIHNVVQSTRGANVTLPCIMRRRPRSYKVKWSKVNPEDPLENLIVISNGQYHKNYDKLKGRVRLRRSHRLDASLIITNLTLEDEGRYKCELINGLEDQSLTLSLQLEGVVFPYQSKEGRYRFNYIQAHQVCEEQDGRLATFSQLYQAWTDGLDWCNAGWLLDGSVHYPVIVTREPCGGNLPPGIRSYGPKDKLKDKYDAFCFTSALKGYVHFVQGPMTFQEASAACRARKAEIAKVGQLYAAWKFFGLDHCDGGWLSDGSVRFPITDPRERCGGLPDPGVRSFGFPKKEERVFGVYCYAAT